GAGCGCGGCCGCCCCGCCGCGCGGTCTGGCGCCGCGGCCGGCTTCGGCTCCGGTCGCACCGCTCGTCGCCGAGCCGGAGCCGGACTACGACGCCGAGTGGGAACGTCGCGGGATCAGCCCGGCCGATCAGGAGATCTGGCTGGCCAACGGTCTTCGACCGTCCGAGTCCGGCGTGGCCGATCGATGCCGGTCGGCCGACATCGCCCCGACCGACCTCGGCAAGAAGCTGTCCGGCCGGACCGCGCTTCAGCGGCTGCGCGATGGAGAAGCCAGTACTTCCGTGTGGGCCCGGATTCGAGAGGCCGAACAGCAGCCTCGTCGGGCCGGCACCAGACTGACCGGACGCTTCCAGCTGAGCTGATGCCTTAGACTGTGAGACGGACCCCCGCGGCGTCCATCTCATCAACCCCCCCAGGGCCGGAAGGCAGCAAGGGTCCGTGAGCTCTGACGGGTGCGGGGGTCCCCTTTCGTCTCGGCGTCGTCGCCCCTCGGGCCCGGTGGGTCGGGGCGTCGCAGGTCATGGAGTTGCCGGGATTGCTCGTAGATGAGTGTCGGTGCCACCACGTACGCTCGCAGCGTGGCATTGGCTCTGTATCGCAAGTACCGCCCGGCAACCTTTTCCGAGGTGGTCGGGCAGGAGCACGTCACCGATCCGCTGCGCACCGCGCTGGCCGCCGGGCGCATCAACCACGCCTACCTCTTCTCCGGCCCCCGGGGCTGCGGAAAGACGTCGTCGGCGCGCATTCTGGCCCGGTCGCTCAACTGCGTGCAGGGCCCGACGCCCGACCCGTGCGGAGTCTGCCCGTCGTGCATCGCACTGGCTCCCGAAGGGCCTGGTTCCCTCGACGTGGTCGAACTCGACGCCGCCAGCCACGGTGGGGTCGACGACACCCGCGAGCTGCGCGACCGGGCCTTCTACATGCCCGCCGAGTCGCGCTACCGCGTGTTCATCATCGACGAGGCCCACATGGTCACGCCGCAGGGGTTCAACGCGCTGCTGAAGATCGTCGAGGAGCCGCCGGAGCATCTCGTCTTCATCTTCGCCACCACCGAGCCCGACAAGGTCCTCACCACGATCCGGTCGCGCACCCATCACTACCCGTTCCGGCTGATCCCGCCGGCCACCCTGCGCACCCTCCTCGAACGCCTCTGCGCGGAAGAGCGGGTCACTGTCGAGCCGGCGGTGTTCCCGCTGGTCATCCAGTCCGGCGGCGGCTCGGCCCGCGATTCACTTTCGGTGCTCGACCAACTGCTGGCCGGAGCCGGTGACGACGGCGTCACCTACCGGCATGCGGTCGCGCTGCTCGGAGTCACCGACGCGGCCCTGCTCGACGAGATGGTCGATGCCCTGGCCGCCGGGGACGGTGCATCGGTCTTCGGGGTGGTCGACAAGGTGGTGGAAGCCGGACACGATCCGCGGCGTTTCGCGGCCGACCTGCTGCAGCGGATGCGCGATCTGGTGATCTTGTCCGCCGTTCCCGACGCCGCGTCGAAGGGCCTCATCGATGCTCCGGACGATCAGCTCGCTTTGATGACGATCCAGGCCGAAAGGCTCGGATCAGCAACGGTTTCCCGGTTCGCCGAGACCTTGCACGCCGGGTTGGTCGACATGCGCGGCACCACCTCGCCGCGCCTGGTGCTGGAACTGATGTGTGCGCGAATGCTGCTTCCGGCCGCATCGCTCGCCGACGGCGCGCTCCTGCAGCGGCTGGAACGCATGGAGCGCCGGATGTCCATCGCCGGGGAGGACCCGGGTCCCGGCACCGGGCAGCAGGCGCGGTCGTCGAACCCGCTGCCCCCGGCCGATCACGCGCCGGCACCGGTGACGCAGGCGGCCGCCACGAATGCCGCCCGGGACCGCCCGGCCGGGGCGGGCCGTGACGAATCGAGTCGCCCCGTCGACGCGAGCCGTCCGGCCGAGTCCGCCCGGCCGCCCGCGCCCGAGGTGGGCCCGCCCGCACCCGAGTCGCGGCCCCCCGCCCCCGAGTCGCCCGCCGAACCGGCTGCCCGCTTCCGTCGCCCCTCCCAGGCCGGTGCCCCGGCATCTACGCGGTCCGCTCCCGAGCCCGGCTCGGATTCCCGGCCGTCGGCGCCGATCACGCCCCCTCCGGCTGGCCGGACCGCCGCCCCGCCGTCCCGACCGGCCGGTCCGGACCTGGGACTTCCCGCGCCTCCGCGCCTGTCCTCCCAGCGGCCACCGGTCGGCTCCTCCGCCGCGCGCCCGGTCGATGCGCCGCCGGAGCGTCGAGCGGAGGACGCCAACCGAGCCACGCAACCCGAGCGCGCCCGGGAACGGCCACCCGCAGCGGGCGGACCGACCGGCGACGGACCGCAGCGGGCGGCCGAATCGCAACCGCCGTCCAGCCGGCGACCGGCCGAATCACCGCCACCGTCCGGCCAACGGCCGGCCGGGGTGGAAGCGGCGTCAGCTGCGGCCCCCTCCGGCGGCGTTGACGTGACGGACGTGCGCCGAGTGTGGAACGAGGTGCTGGCCGTCGTGCAACGCCATCGGCGCACCACGCAGATCCTGCTGGCCTCGGCGACTGTGGCCTCGGTCAGCGGCGGCGCGCTGAACCTGACCATGCCCGCGGCCGGCATGGCCCGCCGCGTGGTCGAGCCGGCCAACGCCGACCTGCTGAGGGCCGCGCTGAAAGAGGTCCTTGGTGTCGACTGGGCGATCCGTTGCGAAGCGGCGGATGGCGGCTCTCCGGCCGGCAACGGCCGCGGCGCACCGTCATCTGTCGGCCCGCAACGCGGTGGTCAGTCCAAGGGACCGGTGTCCGACCTGGTTCCGCCGCCGGACGAGGACGACATCCCGGACGACTACGGCTACGACGTCGACCCGTCGGCCCCGAAAGCGGTCGTGCGTGATCCGGAGGAGATGGCCATCGAACTGCTGACCACTCAGCTGGGTGCCAAGCGCCTCGATCCCCTGGGGTAGCCACTTCCGTCCCGATGGACATCGGATCGGCCGGTCAGGCGGTCGGCGGCGCCGCCACGTCGACTGCGGCCAACTCGTCGGTCAAGCCCAGCAGTTCCCAGCGGCTCAACGCGATCGGGACATTCCCGTTGAGCCACAGGAAATCATGGATCGGCTGCAGCGCGGTGTCGCGACCGCCCAGCCGGACGGCATCGGCGATCAGGGCGAAGATCTGTGACTTCCCGATCTGGTAGGAGATGGCCTGGCCCGGTCCCTCCGCGAAGGCAGCGGCCTCCTCGCGGGCGGTGCCCATGTCCATCGGCACCTCCGAGGCCAGGTACTCCGCAGCTGAATCGATGCCCAGTTGGCCGGTGGCCAGGCCCACGTCCACCTTCACCCGCAGCGCGCGTAGCCGCATGAAGTTGTAGATGATCTCCCGCGTGTCCGGTGCGTCGTCGAACAGACCCGCGGCCAGCATCATCTCCTCGTTGTAGAACGCGATGCCCTCATTGGGGCCGGAATCGTAGAAGTGCCGTCGCAGCGGGCGTTCGTGGCGCCAGGACAGTGCGAGTTGCTGATAGTGGGCCCCTTCATGGACGATCCCGGCCCGAGGGTCGATCGCGTTGGCCGCGTAGAAGTACGGCAGATCAGCTCCCGGGGGCGGGGTGTAGCTGATCGCGTTCTCCTGCAGCCGGGCCGGTGATGTCAGGTCGTCGGCGACGCCGAGGAAACGCAACGGCTCCAGGTAGTCCGGCATCTCGGCGATCAGGTAGTGCCGCAGGGACTCCGGCTGGGTGAGCAACCCGTGCCCGACGTAGAAGTCGCGGACCTGTTGTTCCAGCTCACCCTGCCGTCGGACCTGGGTCGCCGTGTCCCGGGGCAGGACGGCGGGCGGTCGCGGCCGCCCGTACCGGCGTCCCCGCTCGATCTGTTCCAGGGCGATCGCGCGGTCGAGCTCGGCGGTGCCGACGGCCAGCAACTCGGACGGGGTGAACGGCATCACCGCTACCCGTCGCAGAAACCACTGGTACTGCTCGGACCCGACGGGGGTCCATCGCGCCATGGTCGGGAGACCGGCGATCAGGGCACCACGGAAGTCCAGCAGCGCCTCCGCCGCGACTGCGCCGGCCTGACGGACCTCGTCGGCCAGCGACGGGGCCGCCGCACCGAGGGCGACCGACAGCGCCGAACACCGCCGGTCGATGTCGGCCAGTTCGTCGATGGCCAGGGTGGCGAACTCGGCCACACTGTGTTCGGCCAGATTGTCCAATCCGTCGGCCAGGATGCCCGGAGCGGCCAGCAGCAGCCGGATCACCCCGAGCACCCGGGGCGCGTCAACGCCTGGGCGGAGCAAGGTGTCGAAGACGGTGCCCAACGCCTGGTCGATGTAGAACCGCGGCTGGCACTGCCAGGCCCGCACCACGTCCAGCTCCCAGGTGACGCGGTCGAGCAGGCTCGACAACAATCGATGGTCGATGACGTCGGCGGGCTGGGGGCCGGGATCGAGGGCGGCCAGTTCCGCGGCGAAGGCATTACGCTGCGTTCGGAGGGCAGCCACGGTGGCGGCGCTGAAGTCCGGGCGCCAGCCGTCCGGCCGGTCCAGCCGCGGGATGTCGTCACGGGTGCGGGGCTGGTGCCGGGCCCGCCAGTCCCAGATCCGCAGACCCAGATCCTCCAGCGGTGACGATGGATGCATGATCGGTGACGACCCCTCTGCCGCAATCGAAGTTTCCGGCGGACGCCCAATTGCCGGATTTGATCGCAGCAATTGTTTGCATGTCGCTATGGTCTGAATCGACCGCGAGCCTACCGGGTGGGACCGGCACCGCGCTTGCCGTTCACTCTCATGCCCTTCCCGCACCGAGCCAGGAACGGAGTCACCGATGGCCAAGGATCTGCGTGAGGTCGCTCGGCTCAGTGGCGTCTCGGTCAGCACCGCCTCCCGGGCCCTGGCCGGGTCGGCGTTGGTCAGCGCTTCTACCCGAGCCCGGGTGGAGCGGGTGGCCACCGAGATGGGCTATCGGCCGAACGCGAGTGCCCGGACGCTACGGACGTCACGGTCGCAGTTGGTCGGGCTGGTCGTCACCAATCTGGTGAACACCAGTTTCCGGGTGATTGCCGAGATCGTGCAGCAGCGATTGTCCGAGGCGGGGCACCAATTGGTCCTGTCGATCACCGACGGGGATCCGCGCCAGGAGCGCGACGCACTCCACACGCTCATGGAACTCAACGCCTCCGGAGTGGTGGCGGTCGGTTCGGACAGCCAGGCCTTCGCGGAGGTGAGATCACGGGGGATCCCCGTGGTCCACCTCGGTCGACGTCCGGGCAAGCTGGTCGGGGATTGCGTGCTCGGTGACGAAAGTGCCGGTGCGGCAGCAGGTGTGCGCCTGCTGTTGGAAAGAGGGCACAAACGGATCGGCATCGTCGCCGGACCGCCGACGGTGACCTCGGGGCGGGAGCGCCGACTGGGATACGAACAGACGATGGCGTCCGCCGGCCGCCCGGTGGACGAGGACTGGGCGGTGACCGGACCGTTCACCGCGCAAACGGGCCGGGACGCGGTCGACCGGTTGCTGGCATTGCCCCGGAGTCGCCGGCCAACCGCCCTGTTGGTCGCCAACCATGAATCCGCCTACGGAGCGCTCCCTCGCCTGCGGGAATTGGGCATCGACATCCCCTCCGAATTCAGTGTCATCTGCTACGAGGACGCCCCGATCATGCAGTGGTGGTCTCCCGCGATCACCGTGGTGGACAACCAGCCGGCGCAGATGGCCGAACTGGTCGCCCGTCTGCTGACGGCGCGTATCAACGGGTCGGGTGGGTCGGCGGCACGGCCGGCCGTGCACCGGATTCCCACCCGTTTGGTGGAGCGGGGATCGGTCGGCCCGGCACCGGGCCGATCGCCTGGTCGGTAGGGGGTCTCGGATCCGGCCGAGCCCGCATTCGGTGCGCTGGCGCTTGATGTTTTCCCATCTGTAACACCCGGCGTTGACATGGCAATCGGTCAGTGCAACGGTGTATGCAATCGTTTGCATTCCGCGGCGAGAAGCACCGGGTCCGTTGGGTGAACCGCGCCGGTGGGCGAAAGGGAGCAGATGCGCATACGCAGATGGACGGCCGGTGCGGTGGCCGCCTCCTTGGTGGTCACCGTCGCCGCGTGCGGCAGCAGCAGTACGGCCACGTCGACCAGCGCTCCGACGGCCGCCGGCTCCGGCGGCGCCGGGTCGAGCTCGTCGTCGGCCGCCGGGACCGTGACCAGCAGCGGCACCCTGGTGGTCGACACCGCCTTCCAGCTAAAGACCGCCGACCCGGGCCGGATGTTCGAACCCACCGGGCTTCTCATCGATCACGCGATGTATTCGACGCTGTTGACCTTCGCCGGCGACAACGTCAAGAAGCCCGTCCCTGATCTCGCGTCGTCCTACACCGCGTCCAAGGACGGCAAGGTCTACACGTTCAAACTCCGCACCGACGCCGTCTTCTCCGACGGCACCCCGGTGACCTCGGCCGACGTGGTCTTTTCGCTCAACCGGGTGGCCAACCTCAAGGGCAACCCGTCGTTCCTGATGGCCGGTATCACGGTGACCGCTCCCGACGCCCACACGGTCGTCCTGACCAGCGCCACCCCCAACCCGGCCATTCCGTTCATCGTGCCGAACTCCGCGCTCGGCATCCTGAACTCCAAGGCGGTCAAGGCCGCGGGTGGGTCCGACGACGCCTCGGCGGCAACGTCGGACAAGGCGGAAACGGCCCTCAACACCAAGTCGCAGGGCGCCGGTCCGTACACCCTGGATTCCTACAGCACCACCACGCAGGTGGTGATGGAGGCCAATCCGAAGTACTGGGGCACCAAGCCGAAATACGAGAAGATCATCGTCCGCAACGTCCAGGCCAACGTGCAGAAGCTGAACGTGCTCAAGGGCCAGTCGCAGATCGCGGTCGATCTGTCCCCGGCCCAGGCCGACGGCCTCGGGTCGAGCGTGCAGACGATCAACGGCGCCTCGCCCAACGTGTTCTTCCTGTTCACCAACAACAGCCCGGCCGTGTCGAAGGTGACCTCCAACCCCGATTTCCAGGACGCGGTCCGGTACGGCGTGGACTACGACTCCCTCGTCTCGCTGGCCGGAACCGGTGCCGTGCAGGCCAATGGCATCATCCCGACCATGTTCCTCGGTTCGCTCGCTGCCGGTACCGGCGTCAAGCGGGACCTGGCCAAGGCGAAGGCCGCGCTGGCCAAGTCCGGCCTGACCAATCCGACGGTCACGCTGTCCTACCCGAGCGACATCCAGGTCAACGGACTGAATTTCGGTGATCTGGCGGCCCGGGTTCAGGCCAACCTCAAGGATGTCGGTATCACCGTGAAGCTGGCGCCGGCGTCGGTGCAGACCGCGCTCGACTCCTACCGCGGCGGCAAGGAAGAAATGGGTCTGTGGGAATGGGGACCGGACTACCCGGATCCCAGCGACTACCTGAACTTCCTGCCCGGCCAGGTCGTCGGGAAGCGCGCCAACTGGCTGGCCGGTCAGTCGCCCGCCCTCGAGGCACTCGGCAAGCAGGCGGCGTCCACCATCGACGACGCGACCCGGGTCAAGCAGTACACGCAGATCCAGACCATGATGAACCAGTCCGGCCCGATCATGCCGCTGATCCAGCCGGCCCAGATCCTGGTCGCCGCGAACTCGGTGAAGAACGTGAAGGCGAACGCCCTCTGGTTGGTCGACCTCAGTGAGCTCGGTTAGCAGCGCGAAGACCTCAGTGGCGGTGCCGGGAGCGCGCAAGCGTTCCCGGCACCGCGATCTGTGGTTGTTCATCCTCAAGCGGCTCGGCATCGGGCTGCTGCTGGTTCTCGGGGCCACCCTGGTCTCGTTCATCCTGACCCAGTTGGTGCCGGGCGACCCGGCGGCCGCGAACCTCGGTCAGCAGGCGGTCGAGGATCCGGGCGCAGTGGCCGCCTTCCGTCACAAGTACGGCCTGGACAAACCGCTGCCGGTGCAGTTCCTGACCTACATCTGGAACGTGCTGCACGGTGATCTGGGGCTGTCCCAGCAGAGCCATCGGCCGGTTAGCACCGACCTGGCCGAGTACGTCCCGGCCACCTTCGAGCTGGCCATCTTCGCCATCGTGCTGTCCCTCCTGATCGGGGTCAGCCTCGGCATCCTGGCCGCCGTGACCCGAGATCGCTGGCCCGATCAGGTCCTGCGGGTGGTCAGCCTGGGCGGTGTGTCCATGCCGACGTTCTGGATCGCCCTGATGGCCTTCTACCTGTTGTTCTTCAAGTGGGGGATCCTGCCCGGCGGTGGGCGGCTCGACCCGACCCAGACCCCGCCGGACCACATCACCGGCATGTACACGGTGGATGCCCTGCTGCACGGCCAGTGGTCGTTGTTCGGCTCCGCGGTCTACCACCTGGTGCTGCCCGGCCTGGTGCTGGCCACCTACACCATCGGTCTGCTGCTGCGTTTCACCCGCGCGTCGGTGCTGGAGATCCTGGGCAACGACTATGTCCGGGCCGCGCGGGCCAAGGGCCTGCCGGAGCGGACCGTTGTGCTGCGGCACGTGCTGCGCCCGGCCCTGGTCTCGATCATCACCGTGGCCGGGGTGGCCTTCGGCAGCCTGCTCTCCGGGGCCGTGCTGGTCGAGAACATCTTCTCCTGGCCCGGTCTGGGCCAGTACGCCTACCTGTCGGCCATCAACCTCGACCTGCCGGCGATCATGGGCGTGAGCCTGGTGGTGGCGGTCGTCTACATCGCGATGAACCTCTTGGTCGACGTGCTGTACGGCGTCATCGATCCCCGGATCCGGCTCTCGTGAGCGCGCCCGAACCGGCCTTCGGCGCCGATGCGTTGATCACCGCGGACGCCCTCCCGGCGGAACCGACGGCGGCTCGACGGCGGTCGACCTCCCCCTGGCGGCAGCCGCTGGCCATCGTCGGCGTGGTGGTGGTCGCGGCCTGGGTCGTCATCGCCATCTTCGCCCCGCTGATCGCACCGTCGGACCCGCTGGCCCAGGACTTCGTGCAGCTCAAGGGACCGTCGGCGCAGCACTGGCTCGGCACCGACGAACTGGGTCGGGACGTGCTGTCCCGGGTCGTGTACGGCGCGCGGGTCTCGCTGCCGCTGGCCGTCCTGTTGGTCTTCGGCGCCATGCTGGTGGGCTCTGTCGTCGGCGCGCTGGCCGGGTTCTTCGGCGGCTGGGTGGACGCGGTCGGTATGCGGCTGGCCGACATCGTCTTCGCCTTCCCCGGCATCATCCTGGCCATGGCGGTGGCCGCGGCCCTCGGTCCGCAGCTGCGCAATGCGGTGCTGGCCGTGGTCGTCGTGTCCTGGCCGGCGTACGCCCGGTTGGTACGCGGACTGGTGCTCTCGGCCCGCAACTCGCAGTACGTCATCTCGTCGCGGCTGCTCGGGGCGTCACCACTGCGGGCGCTGCTGGTCGACATCCGGCCCAACGTGCTCGGCCCGGTCCTGGTGATGGCGGCCCTGGACGTCGGCAACGCCGTGCTGCTGCTGTCCGGCCTGTCGTTCCTCGGCCTGGGCGCGCAACCCCCGTTGGCCGAATGGGGCGCGATGGTGGCGGCCGGTGCCCAGAACTTCGACAAGTGGTGGATCGGTCTGTTCCCCGGCCTGGCCATCCTGACCGTCGTGCTGGCGTTCAACTTCATCGGGGACTCCCTCCGGGATGCCCTCGACCCGCGCACCGCAAAAGCGCTCAGAGACTAGGGCCGGAGATCATGCCTCTGCTGTCCATCGAGCATCTCAGCGTGGCGCTGAGCACCGCTCGCGGCTCGTTCAAGGCGGTCGACGACGTGTCGTTCTCCGTCGACACCGGGGAGATCCTCGGCATCGCGGGGGAGAGCGGGAGCGGCAAGACGATGACCGCGCTGACCCTGCTCGGTCTGCTGCCGCACGGGGCCCGGACGGCCGGCAAGGCGGTGTTCGACGGCACCGATCTGCTGACCATGTCGCCCAAGAAGATCCGTGCCGTCCGCGGCCGGCAGATCGCCATGGTCTCCCAGGATCCGGCGACCAGCCTGCACCCCATCCTGACCGTCGAGCGGCAACTCACCGAGCACATGCGTCATCACCTCGGGGTCAGCCGGAGCGAGGCCCGCACCCGGGCCGTCGACCTGCTGGCCACCGTCCGGATTCCGGACCCCGAGCAGGCCCTGACCGCCTATCCGGGACAGTTCTCCGGAGGGATGCGCCAGCGCATAGCCATCGCCGTCGCCCTGGCCTGCGAGCCACGGCTGCTGCTGGCCGACGAGCCGACGACGGCCCTCGACGTGACGGTGCAGGCCGGGATCCTGCGCCTGCTGCAACGACTCCGGACGGAACGGGGCCTGGCCGTCGTGATCATCACCCACGATCTGGGCGTGATGTCGGCGCTGGCCGATCGGGTCTGCGTGATGTACGGCGGACGGATGGCCGAGGTCGGCCCGCGATCGGAGATCCTCTCCGCCCCAAGGCATCCGTACACCCGGGGGTTGCTCGACGCCCTTCCGCACCCGGAGGGAGGCGCGGCCGAGCTCCGCCCGATCGCCGGCAGCCCACCCAGTCTGGGCAACGTGCCGACCGGCTGCCCGTTCCACCCGCGGTGTCCACACGCCGAGCCCGGCTGTTCCCTCGATCGGCCGGAGTTGGTCACGGTCGCACCCGGGCACCTCTTAGCCTGCCCGGTCGACCCGCTGGCCCGGCCCGTCCTGGAGAAGACCCGATGACCGCGTTGGTGAAGGTGTCCGGCCTGTGCGTCGACTACGGACGCGGGGGAGCCAGGGTGCGAGCCGTGGACGGCATCGATCTCACGGTCAGTCCGGGTGAGATCCTCGGCCTGGTCGGCGAATCCGGTTGCGGCAAATCGACCCTGGGCCGGGCCATGGTCGGATTGGAGCCGGCCGCCGAGGGCTCGGTCACGTTCGCCGGAAGTGCCGTTGCTCCGCTCGGCCGTCGCAAGCGGTCGGCCTCCCTGCGCCGGTTGCAGATGGTCTTCCAGGACCCATATTCCTCGCTCAACCCGCGACGCCGGGTCGGGGCTCTGATCGGTGACGGGGTCGCGCTCGGTGGCGGCACGAAAGAAGCTGCCGCGCAACGAGTGACCGCCCTGCTGGAGAGGGTCGGACTGCCGGCCGACGCCGCCGAGAAGTACCCGCACGAGTTCAGCGGCGGACAGCGGCAGCGCATCGCCATCGCCCGAACCCTGGCCGCCGATCCGGAGTGCCTGGTCGCCGACGAGCCGATCAGCGCGCTCGACGCCTCGGCCCAGGCCCAGGTGGCGAATCTGCTCGGCGAGCTGGTCCGGGAGACCGGCCTGGCCCTGGTGTTCATCTCGCACGACCTGTCGGTGGTCCGCCAGATCGCCGACCGGGTCGCCGTCATGTACCTCGGGCGCATCGTCGAGGTCGGCCCGACCGAACAGGTCTGGACCGCCCCGGTCCACCCGTACACCGAAGCTCTCATCGCCGCGATTCCTCGGGCCGACGGCGGTGGACTCCTGCCGGTCGACCTGCCCGGTGACGTGCCCGACCCGGCCAGCCCACCGTCGGGCTGCCGGTTCCACCCGCGCTGCCCGATCGCCGAGGATCGATGCCGCACGATCGATCCGGGCCCGGTGCTGATCAACGAGCGTGAGGTCGCCTGCCTGGTCCGGGCTCCGGCCGACTCGCTGGTGTGAACGTCCTGCCCGCCAACATCTTCGCCCGAGCTGTCAACTAGGAGCCCAACTGTGTGGTTGGTCAATGCCAACGTCGTCGACGTCCTCACCGGTGAGAAGCTGCGCGACCGGGCGGTTCAGATCGGTCCGGACGGTCGGATCGTCGAGGTGGCGTCGGCCCCGCCGGTCGGCGCGGCCGACGCGCAGGTCGTCGACGTCGCCGGGCGTTGGCTGCTGCCCGGTCTGATCTCCTGCCACACCCATCTCTCGGTGGTGTTCCCGTTCTCCGACACCGACGAGCGTGAGGATCCGGCCGTCACGGCGTATCGGTCGGCGACCCGGGCCCATCAGGCCCTGCAGGCCGGGATCACCACCATCCGGTGCGTCCACGAACAGAACCGGGCCGATCTGTCGTTGCGCCGGGCCGCGGCCCGGGGTTGGATCAGCGCCCCGCGGATCCGCGGTGCCGGGCGGGCGATCTCCACCGTCGGCGGCCACGGTGAGGGAGCCGCGACCGCCTACGCGACCGGCGAGGAAGAGTTCTACCGTGCGGCGGCGGCCGAGATCGCGGCCGGCGCTGACCACGTGAAGATCTTCATCAACGGCGGCCTGGCCAAGGCCGGCGAGCACTACGACTCGCAGGAGATGGCCGACGAGGAGATCCGCGGTGTCGTCCGGGCCGCCCGGGACAGCGACAAGTACGTCGTGGCCCACTCCGGCGAGTCCATCGCCATCCGGCAGGCGCTGGCCCAGGGCGTGACGTCCTTCGAGCACGCCTACCGGCTGGACGAGGAGACGGCGCGGCGCATGGTCGGTCCGGACATCTTCCTCACCCCGACGCTGTGCGTCACCCGCAGCGAGTCCTGGATGCGGGCCAACCATTTCGAGGAGCACTCGATCCAGCAGGCCCTGGCCGCGGCCGACGACCACCTGCTGAGCATCCAACGGGCCATCCGGGCCGGTGTCACGCTGGTGAACGGAACCGACTACCCCCCTGGTGATCTGGTCGACGGGGTGCCCGCCGCGGTCCACGAGATGCTGCTGATGGCCGAGGCCGGCCTCACCCCGCTGCAGGCGCTGCAGTCCGTCTCGACCCAGGCCGCGCGGTTGCTGCGGATCGACGACCACGTCGGACAGGTCCGGCCGGGCTACGTCGGCGATCTGATCGCCGTCGACGGCGACCCGCTGGACGATCTCGATGCGCTGCGCCACATCTCGCTCGTCGTGCAGGCCGGTTCGATCATCCGTGGTGCGGCGTGACCGGGGCCGGCCACCCCACCCGCCACCGCGACGGATCGCCGTGGGAGGACCGCGCCGGATACAGTCGGGCGGCCCGCGCCGGCGAGTGGGTCGCGGTCAGCGGGACCACCGCTCCGGACGGGGCGCAGCGATTTCCCGGTGACACCTTCGGTCAGGCGACGGCCGCCCTGGAACAGGTGATCGCCGCGGTGGAGCACCTGGGGGGCAGCCGGTTCGACATCATCCGGACGCGGCTCCTGCTGGTCCCGGGGGCCGACGTGGACGCGGCCTCGCGG
This window of the Nakamurella panacisegetis genome carries:
- a CDS encoding ABC transporter permease, producing the protein MTADALPAEPTAARRRSTSPWRQPLAIVGVVVVAAWVVIAIFAPLIAPSDPLAQDFVQLKGPSAQHWLGTDELGRDVLSRVVYGARVSLPLAVLLVFGAMLVGSVVGALAGFFGGWVDAVGMRLADIVFAFPGIILAMAVAAALGPQLRNAVLAVVVVSWPAYARLVRGLVLSARNSQYVISSRLLGASPLRALLVDIRPNVLGPVLVMAALDVGNAVLLLSGLSFLGLGAQPPLAEWGAMVAAGAQNFDKWWIGLFPGLAILTVVLAFNFIGDSLRDALDPRTAKALRD
- a CDS encoding amidohydrolase family protein, which gives rise to MWLVNANVVDVLTGEKLRDRAVQIGPDGRIVEVASAPPVGAADAQVVDVAGRWLLPGLISCHTHLSVVFPFSDTDEREDPAVTAYRSATRAHQALQAGITTIRCVHEQNRADLSLRRAAARGWISAPRIRGAGRAISTVGGHGEGAATAYATGEEEFYRAAAAEIAAGADHVKIFINGGLAKAGEHYDSQEMADEEIRGVVRAARDSDKYVVAHSGESIAIRQALAQGVTSFEHAYRLDEETARRMVGPDIFLTPTLCVTRSESWMRANHFEEHSIQQALAAADDHLLSIQRAIRAGVTLVNGTDYPPGDLVDGVPAAVHEMLLMAEAGLTPLQALQSVSTQAARLLRIDDHVGQVRPGYVGDLIAVDGDPLDDLDALRHISLVVQAGSIIRGAA
- a CDS encoding ABC transporter ATP-binding protein; translation: MTALVKVSGLCVDYGRGGARVRAVDGIDLTVSPGEILGLVGESGCGKSTLGRAMVGLEPAAEGSVTFAGSAVAPLGRRKRSASLRRLQMVFQDPYSSLNPRRRVGALIGDGVALGGGTKEAAAQRVTALLERVGLPADAAEKYPHEFSGGQRQRIAIARTLAADPECLVADEPISALDASAQAQVANLLGELVRETGLALVFISHDLSVVRQIADRVAVMYLGRIVEVGPTEQVWTAPVHPYTEALIAAIPRADGGGLLPVDLPGDVPDPASPPSGCRFHPRCPIAEDRCRTIDPGPVLINEREVACLVRAPADSLV
- a CDS encoding Rid family hydrolase, yielding MTGAGHPTRHRDGSPWEDRAGYSRAARAGEWVAVSGTTAPDGAQRFPGDTFGQATAALEQVIAAVEHLGGSRFDIIRTRLLLVPGADVDAASRAHRELLGDVSPANSVYFVAGLVGEGLLVEIEADAVVGSGRPR
- a CDS encoding ABC transporter ATP-binding protein; translated protein: MPLLSIEHLSVALSTARGSFKAVDDVSFSVDTGEILGIAGESGSGKTMTALTLLGLLPHGARTAGKAVFDGTDLLTMSPKKIRAVRGRQIAMVSQDPATSLHPILTVERQLTEHMRHHLGVSRSEARTRAVDLLATVRIPDPEQALTAYPGQFSGGMRQRIAIAVALACEPRLLLADEPTTALDVTVQAGILRLLQRLRTERGLAVVIITHDLGVMSALADRVCVMYGGRMAEVGPRSEILSAPRHPYTRGLLDALPHPEGGAAELRPIAGSPPSLGNVPTGCPFHPRCPHAEPGCSLDRPELVTVAPGHLLACPVDPLARPVLEKTR